Proteins from one Microtus pennsylvanicus isolate mMicPen1 chromosome 7, mMicPen1.hap1, whole genome shotgun sequence genomic window:
- the Ddit4l gene encoding DNA damage-inducible transcript 4-like protein, whose product MVATGSLSSKNPASISELLDGGYHPGSLLSDFDYWDYVVPEPNLNEVVFEETTCQNLVKMLENCLSKSKQTKLGCSKVLVPEKLTQRIAQDVLRLSSTEPCGLRGCVMHVNLEIENVCKKLDRIVCDASVVPTFELTLVFKQENCSWTSLRDFFFSRGRFSPGLRRTLILSSGFRLVKKKLYSLIGTTVIEEC is encoded by the exons ATGGTTGCAACGGGCAGTTTGAGCAGTAAGAACCCGGCCAGCATTTCAGAGTTGCTGGACGGTGGCTATCACCCTGGGAGTCTGCTAAGTG ATTTCGACTACTGGGATTATGTTGTCCCTGAGCCCAACCTCAACGAGGTGGTATTTGAAGAGACCACGTGCCAGAATTTGGTTAAGATGTTGGAAAACTGTCTATCCAAATCAAAGCAAACCAAACTGGGTTGCTCCAAGGTCTTGGTCCCTGAGAAACTGACCCAGAGAATTGCTCAAGATGTCCTGCGGCTCTCCTCCACGGAGCCCTGCGGCCTTCGGGGTTGTGTGATGCACGTGAACTTGGAAATTGAAAATGTGTGTAAAAAGCTCGATCGGATCGTGTGTGATGCTAGCGTGGTGCCCACCTTCGAGCTGACACTCGTGTTCAAGCAGGAGAACTGCTCGTGGACCAGCCTCAGGGACTTCTTCTTCAGCAGAGGTCGCTTCTCGCCGGGCCTTAGGCGAACTCTGATCCTAAGCTCGGGATTTCGGCTTGTTAAGAAAAAACTGTACTCTCTGATTGGAACGACGGTCATTGAAGAGTGCTAA